In Topomyia yanbarensis strain Yona2022 chromosome 2, ASM3024719v1, whole genome shotgun sequence, one DNA window encodes the following:
- the LOC131681598 gene encoding 27 kDa hemolymph protein-like isoform X2, whose translation MSNRVEIVLTLLVALLTARTNSQYYRESYISSNFQGSPFARSNSYNAREAYVPSNFQGSTTARINSQDTRKTSGFEDDIRATCWKKTGSHESFNEIQSILESVPGCVEEKMDVERFPNDTKSLSMATRKKFFAKYCPQLQDSIVCFTPVIDKFRTCLEKNETQLLDIVVNVVPDAIRLICRNDGEIFFMNNRSFFPCFESMGDYANECLGRISKSTDAMDLSKYGAKQCGEIAEMRECLGTKLNECNAPRMLDVIDLFYRPVMKSTPCKRYIDFEVYESNEITFF comes from the exons ATGAGCAACCGAGTGGAGATTGTGCTAACCTTGTTGGTCGCCCTACTGACAG CTAGAACAAACTCCCAATACTACAGGGAAAGTTACATTTCTTCTAACTTCCAAGGATCACCCTTTGCCAGGAGCAACTCATATAACGCCAGAGAAGCTTACGTTCCTTCCAACTTCCAAGGGTCAACCACTGCTAGAATCAACTCGCAAGACACCAGAAAGACCAGTGGTTTTGAAGACGACATCCGCGCGACCTGTTGGAAGAAAACCGGATCACATGAGTCCTTCAATGAGATCCAATCAATTCTCGAGTCAGTGCCCGGGTGTGTCGAGGAAAAAATGGATGTGGAAAGATTTCCCAATGATACGAAATCGTTGTCCATGGCGACCCGGAAGAAGTTCTTTGCGAA ATACTGTCCCCAGCTGCAGGATTCGATTGTTTGCTTTACTCCCGTAATCGACAAATTTCGGACTTGTCTCGAAAAGAATGAAACGCAACTTTTGGATATTGTTGTCAACGTGGTTCCAGATGCTATCAGACTCATTTGCCGAAacgatggtgaaatatttttca TGAATAACAGAAGCTTCTTCCCGTGCTTTGAGAGTATGGGAGATTATGCAAATGAATGCCTCGGAAGAATTTCAAAATCTACGGATGCGATGGACCTGTCTAAATACGGTGCCAAACAGTGTGGAGAGATTGCCGAAATGCGCGAATGCCTTGGGACGAAGCTAAATGAGTGCAATGCGCCTCGGATGCTCGACGTCATTGATCTGTTCTACCGTCCAGTGATGAAATCGACTCCTTGCAAACGC TACATCGATTTTGAAGTCtatgaaagcaatgaaataacttttttctag
- the LOC131681598 gene encoding 27 kDa hemolymph protein-like isoform X1, whose translation MSNRVEIVLTLLVALLTGASTARTNSQYYRESYISSNFQGSPFARSNSYNAREAYVPSNFQGSTTARINSQDTRKTSGFEDDIRATCWKKTGSHESFNEIQSILESVPGCVEEKMDVERFPNDTKSLSMATRKKFFAKYCPQLQDSIVCFTPVIDKFRTCLEKNETQLLDIVVNVVPDAIRLICRNDGEIFFMNNRSFFPCFESMGDYANECLGRISKSTDAMDLSKYGAKQCGEIAEMRECLGTKLNECNAPRMLDVIDLFYRPVMKSTPCKRYIDFEVYESNEITFF comes from the exons ATGAGCAACCGAGTGGAGATTGTGCTAACCTTGTTGGTCGCCCTACTGACAG GGGCATCAACAGCTAGAACAAACTCCCAATACTACAGGGAAAGTTACATTTCTTCTAACTTCCAAGGATCACCCTTTGCCAGGAGCAACTCATATAACGCCAGAGAAGCTTACGTTCCTTCCAACTTCCAAGGGTCAACCACTGCTAGAATCAACTCGCAAGACACCAGAAAGACCAGTGGTTTTGAAGACGACATCCGCGCGACCTGTTGGAAGAAAACCGGATCACATGAGTCCTTCAATGAGATCCAATCAATTCTCGAGTCAGTGCCCGGGTGTGTCGAGGAAAAAATGGATGTGGAAAGATTTCCCAATGATACGAAATCGTTGTCCATGGCGACCCGGAAGAAGTTCTTTGCGAA ATACTGTCCCCAGCTGCAGGATTCGATTGTTTGCTTTACTCCCGTAATCGACAAATTTCGGACTTGTCTCGAAAAGAATGAAACGCAACTTTTGGATATTGTTGTCAACGTGGTTCCAGATGCTATCAGACTCATTTGCCGAAacgatggtgaaatatttttca TGAATAACAGAAGCTTCTTCCCGTGCTTTGAGAGTATGGGAGATTATGCAAATGAATGCCTCGGAAGAATTTCAAAATCTACGGATGCGATGGACCTGTCTAAATACGGTGCCAAACAGTGTGGAGAGATTGCCGAAATGCGCGAATGCCTTGGGACGAAGCTAAATGAGTGCAATGCGCCTCGGATGCTCGACGTCATTGATCTGTTCTACCGTCCAGTGATGAAATCGACTCCTTGCAAACGC TACATCGATTTTGAAGTCtatgaaagcaatgaaataacttttttctag